In Citrus sinensis cultivar Valencia sweet orange chromosome 2, DVS_A1.0, whole genome shotgun sequence, a single genomic region encodes these proteins:
- the LOC102608002 gene encoding phenylacetaldehyde reductase-like yields MSSVAAAAGKVVCVTGASGYIASWLVKLLLSRGYTVKASVRDPNDPKKTRHLLALDGASERLQLFKANLLEEGSFDSIVDGCDGVCHTASPFYHDAKDPQVELLDPAVKGTLNVLNSCAKFPSIKRVVLTSSMAAVLNTGKPRTPDVVVDETWFSDPEVCKQSELWYPLSKTLAEDAAWKFAKEKSIDLVTINPAMVIGPLLQPTLNTSAAAVLSLIKGAQTYPNVTFGWVNVKDVANAHIQAFEVPSANGRYCLVERVSHYSEIVNIIRELYPAFQLPEKCADDKPHVPTYQVLKEKVKNLGIEFIPVEVSLKETIESLKEKGFVDF; encoded by the exons ATGAGCAGTGTAGCAGCAGCAGCGGGGAAGGTCGTATGCGTGACCGGAGCATCGGGTTACATAGCTTCATGGCTTGTCAAGCTTCTTCTTTCTCGTGGCTACACTGTCAAGGCCTCTGTTCGTGATCCCA ATGATCCAAAAAAGACAAGACACTTACTTGCACTTGATGGAGCTTCGGAAAGACTTCAGTTGTTTAAGGCAAATCTTTTGGAAGAAGGATCCTTTGATTCAATTGTTGATGGGTGCGATGGTGTTTGCCATACTGCATCTCCCTTTTACCATGATGCCAAGGATCCGCAg GTGGAGTTACTTGATCCTGCTGTGAAAGGAACTCTTAATGTTCTTAACTCATGTGCGAAGTTCCCTTCTATCAAACGAGTGGTTTTAACATCTTCAATGGCTGCAGTTTTAAACACTGGAAAACCTCGAACCCCTGATGTGGTAGTTGATGAGACTTGGTTCTCGGATCCGGAGGTTTGCAAGCAATCAGAG CTCTGGTATCCACTTTCAAAGACATTGGCTGAGGATGCAGCTTGGAAATTTGCAAAGGAGAAGAGTATTGACTTGGTTACCATTAACCCGGCAATGGTTATTGGTCCTCTCTTACAGCCAACACTTAACACAAGTGCTGCTGCAGTTCTAAGCTTAATTAAAG GAGCACAAACTTACCCAAATGTAACTTTTGGATGGGTTAACGTTAAAGATGTTGCCAATGCACATATTCAAGCATTTGAAGTTCCATCAGCCAATGGAAGATATTGTTTAGTTGAAAGAGTTTCACACTATTCAGAAATTGTGAACATTATACGCGAGCTTTACCCTGCTTTCCAGCTTCCAGAAAA GTGTGCGGACGACAAGCCACATGTTCCGACATATCAGGTTTTGAAGGAAAAAGTGAAAAACCTGGGTATCGAGTTCATCCCAGTGGAGGTCAGCCTCAAAGAAACAATTGAATCTCTGAAGGAGAAGGGATTTGTTGATTTTTGA
- the LOC102608284 gene encoding phenylacetaldehyde reductase has translation MSGAAAAGKVVCVTGASGYIASWLVKLLLSRGYTVKASVRDPNDPKKTGHLLALDGASERLQLFKANLLEEGSYDSVVDGCDGVFHTASPFYHDVKDPQVELLDPAVKGTVNVLNSCAKFPSIKRVVLTSSMAAVAYNGKPRTPDVVVDETWFSDPEVCKQSKLWYVLSKTLAEDAAWKFAKEKSIDMVTINPAMVIGPLLQPTLNTSAAAVLSLIKGAQTYPNATLGWVNVKDVANAHIQAFEVPSASGRYCLVERVLHYSKLVNTVHELYPTFELPEKCADDKPYVPTYQVSKEKAKNLGIEFIPLEVSLKETIESLKEKGFVDF, from the exons ATGAGCGGTGCAGCAGCAGCCGGGAAGGTCGTGTGCGTGACCGGAGCATCTGGTTACATAGCATCATGGCTTGTCAAGCTTCTTCTTTCTCGTGGCTATACTGTCAAGGCCTCTGTTCGTGATCCCA ATGATCCAAAAAAGACGGGACACTTACTTGCACTTGATGGAGCTTCGGAAAGACTTCAGTTGTTTAAGGCAAACCTTTTGGAAGAAGGATCTTATGATTCAGTTGTTGATGGGTGCGATGGTGTTTTCCATACTGCATCCCCTTTTTATCATGATGTCAAGGATCCGCAG GTGGAGTTACTTGATCCTGCAGTGAAAGGAACTGTTAATGTTCTTAACTCATGTGCAAAGTTCCCTTCTATCAAACGAGTGGTTTTAACATCTTCAATGGCTGCAGTTGCATACAACGGAAAACCTCGAACCCCTGATGTGGTAGTTGATGAGACTTGGTTCTCGGATCCAGAGGTTTGCAAGCAATCAAAG CTTTGGTATGTGCTTTCAAAGACATTGGCTGAGGATGCGGCTTGGAAATTTGCAAAGGAGAAGAGTATTGACATGGTCACCATTAACCCAGCAATGGTTATCGGTCCTCTCTTACAGCCAACACTTAATACAAGTGCTGCTGCTGTTCTAAGCTTAATTAAAG GAGCACAAACTTACCCAAATGCGACTTTAGGATGGGTTAACGTTAAAGATGTTGCTAATGCACATATTCAAGCATTTGAAGTTCCATCTGCCAGTGGACGATATTGTTTAGTTGAAAGAGTTTTACACTATTCAAAACTCGTGAACACTGTACACGAGCTTTACCCTACTTTTGAGCTTCCAGAAAA GTGTGCGGACGACAAGCCATATGTTCCTACATATCAGGTTTCGAAGGAAAAAGCGAAAAACTTGGGTATTGAGTTCATCCCATTAGAGGTCAGCCTCAAGGAAACCATTGAATCTCTAAAGGAGAAGGGGTTTGTTGATTTTTGA
- the LOC102608575 gene encoding phospholipase A1-Igamma3, chloroplastic, which produces MAPNLLSFSSPKGVFPFLPQQYRYYKKKAKTSLLYLNNLTNVSSLNSKNLLKCSSVSNLSTPPLDETLAFDHQQEEEEQEQEQEEKELHEMWKAIQGCNDWQGLLDPMNCHLRKEIIRYGEFSQACYDSFDFDPHSKYCGTCKYSAASFFKKLDMADSGYQISRYLYATSNINLPKFFQKSRLSSVWSTYANWMGYIAVTTDEEEIKRLGRRDIVVAWRGTVTYIEWIYDLKDILHTANFGSDPSIKIELGFHDLYTKKEQSCNYCTFSAREQVLAEIKRLIEYYEGEEISITFTGHSLGAALAIVSAYDVAELGLNIVNDGESSSSTKKIPITVYSFAGPRVGNLKFKERCDELGVKVLRVVNVHDKVPTVPGILANEKFQFQKHFEEATKFPWSYAHVGVELALDHTNSPFLKNTKDFGCAHNLEALLHLLDGYCGKENQFCLETTKRDIALVNKSCDFLKSEYEVPPHWRQDENKGMVRNTDGRWVLPERPRLEALPEDTAHHLQKVLKNIANSNNNNNSNSANNSSQLEAI; this is translated from the coding sequence ATGGCTCCTAATCTTTTATCTTTCAGCAGTCCTAAGGGTGTCTTTCCATTTCTCCCTCAACAATACAGATACTACAAAAAGAAAGCCAAGACAAGTCTTCTTTACCTAAACAACCTCACTAATGTTTCATCTCTAAACTCTAAAAACCTCCTCAAATGCTCATCCGTTTCAAATCTAAGCACTCCCCCGTTAGATGAAACCTTAGCTTTTGATCatcaacaagaagaagaagaacaagaacaagaacaagaagaaaaggagTTACATGAGATGTGGAAGGCAATTCAGGGTTGCAATGACTGGCAAGGATTATTAGACCCCATGAATTGCCATCTCCGAAAAGAAATCATTCGTTATGGCGAATTCTCACAAGCATGCTACGATTCTTTTGACTTTGATCCTCACTCCAAGTATTGTGGCACTTGCAAATATTCAGCAGCTAGTTTCTTCAAAAAGCTTGATATGGCTGATTCTGGCTACCAAATTAGCAGGTATCTTTATGCGACCTCAAACATCAATCTTccaaaatttttccaaaaatctAGGCTAAGTAGTGTGTGGAGCACTTATGCTAATTGGATGGGCTACATCGCCGTTACCACCGATGAAGAGGAGATAAAACGGCTGGGAAGAAGAGATATAGTGGTTGCATGGAGGGGCACGGTCACATATATTGAATGGATTTATGATCTTAAAGATATTCTCCATACGGCAAATTTTGGTAGTGACCCTTCTATCAAAATTGAGTTAGGGTTTCATGACTTGTACACCAAGAAAGAACAGTCTTGTAACTATTGCACATTTTCAGCTCGTGAACAAGTGTTAGCTGAAATCAAGAGGCTTATTGAGTACTATGAAGGAGAAGAAATTAGCATTACATTCACAGGCCATAGCCTTGGAGCGGCTTTGGCTATAGTAAGTGCATATGATGTGGCAGAGTTGGGATTAAACATCGTAAACGATGGAGAATCATCATCAAGTACCAAGAAGATTCCGATCACCGTTTACTCTTTTGCCGGGCCTCGAGTGGGGAATCTCAAGTTCAAAGAACGGTGTGATGAGCTTGGAGTTAAAGTGCTACGAGTTGTTAATGTTCATGACAAAGTACCAACGGTTCCCGGAATTCTTGCAAATGAAAAGTTCCAATTTCAGAAGCACTTTGAAGAAGCTACAAAGTTCCCATGGAGCTATGCTCATGTTGGTGTTGAGTTAGCATTGGATCACACTAACAGTCCATTTTTGAAGAACACTAAAGATTTTGGGTGCGCCCACAATCTTGAAGCACTTTTACATTTGCTAGATGGGTATTgtggaaaagaaaatcagTTTTGTTTGGAGACCACAAAGAGAGATATTGCGTTGGTTAATAAAAGTTGTGATTTCTTGAAGAGCGAATACGAGGTGCCTCCACACTGGCGTCAAGATGAAAACAAAGGGATGGTGAGAAATACTGATGGCAGATGGGTTTTGCCAGAGAGGCCAAGGCTTGAGGCTCTTCCAGAAGATACAGCGCACCATCTTCAAAAAGTTCTCAAGAATATTgctaatagtaataataataataattccaaTTCTGCTAATAATTCCTCTCAGTTAGAAGCAATTTGA